One window of Papaver somniferum cultivar HN1 chromosome 9, ASM357369v1, whole genome shotgun sequence genomic DNA carries:
- the LOC113314276 gene encoding protein RETICULATA-RELATED 6, chloroplastic-like — protein MKSLDSKTVLSYTQHHRKIKQFNAERPNFRTISPRSKHPKTNLRIRSCKNSDEKNVEKIPDKTGRRNVLVTPALAIGSYFLKSIVVKAAEEKGGGVEENGVITAGTSPPPAAPVVEKEKAKEELEVIISRVYDATAIGEPLAIGKDKSRVWEKLMNARIVYLGEAEQVPVRDDKELELEIVKNLRSKCLENERPISLALEAFPLNLQQQLNQYMDKSIDGEALKSYASHWPPERWQEYEPLLSYCRDNGVRLVACGTPLEVLRTVQADGISALSKEDRKLYAPPAGSGFIAGFSSISRRSPADLASPNPTVPFGPSSYLSVQARVIEDYTMSQVILQAAADGGSTGLLVVITGASHVMYGSRGTGLPARISKKMQKKNQTVILLDPERQQLRREGEVPVADFLWYSAARPCSRNCFDRAEIARVMNAAGRRRDALPQDIQTGLDRGLIAPEVLQNFFDLEQYPVISELTHRFQGFRERLLADPKFLNRLAIEECISITTTLIAQYERRKENFFEEIDYVITDTIRGAVVDFFTVWLPAPTLTFLPDASDMAVPESMDALQGILGSIPDNAFQKNIAGRDWQLNNRVASVIVGGLKLAGVGFISSIGAVASSNILNAIRRLLNPALSVEENSRRTPLLKSAVVYGSFLGTSANIRYQIIAGLVEHRVGEYLQTSQPILVNVLSFVVRTLNAYWGTQQWIDLARSTGLQKRKGELPSSEISGTSEASLLSGNAIQESSMTEETQNQSGDNPT, from the exons ATGAAATCTTTAGACTCAAAAACAGTCTTATCTTACACTCAACACCATCGGAAAATCAAACAATTCAATGCCGAGAGACCAAATTTCagaacaatttctcctcgttctaAACATCcaaaaaccaatctaagaatccgTTCTTGTAAAAATTCTGATGAAAAGAATGTTGAAAAAATTCCAGATAAAACAGGAAGACGAAATGTATTGGTTACACCAGCTTTGGCGATTGGATCATATTTCTTAAAATCAATTGTGGTTAAAGCAGCTGAAGAGAAAGGAGGAGGAGTGGAAGAGAATGGAGTAATCACAGCTGGGACTTCTCCTCCTCCTGCAGCTCCAGTTGTGGAGAAAGAGAAGGCGAAGGAAGAATTAGAAGTGataatatctagggtttatgatgcTACAGCAATTGGAGAGCCGTTAGCTATTGGAAAAGATAAGAGTAGAGTTTGGGAGAAATTGATGAATGCGAGAATTGTTTATTTAGGTGAAGCTGAACAAGTACCTGTTCGTGATGATAAGGAGCTTGAATTAGAGATTGTTAAGAATTTAAGGAGTAAGTGTTTAGAGAATGAAAGACCTATTTCGCTTGCTCTTGAAGCTTTTCCTCTTAATTTGCAACAACAGCTTAACCAGTATATGGATAAAAG CATTGATGGTGAAGCTTTGAAGTCTTACGCATCACACTGGCCACCAGAACGCTGGCAGGAATATGAACCTCTTTTAAGTTATTGTCGTGATAATGGAGTTCGCCTTGTTGCTTGCGGTACACCACTTGAG GTACTGAGAACTGTTCAAGCGGATGGCATAAGTGCCCTTTCTAAGGAAGACCGTAAGTTATATGCTCCTCCAGCTGGGTCAGGTTTCATTGCAGGTTTTTCATCCATATCCCGCAGGTCACCAGCTGATCTAGCTTCACCAAATCCAACGGTTCCTTTTGGACCAAGCTCGTATTTGTCCGTACAAGCAAGAGTTATCGAGGACTATACAATGTCTCAAGTCATCCTTCAAGCAGCTGCAGATGGAGGTTCCACGGGACTGCTTGTAGTGATAACAGGTGCAAGCCATGTCATGTATGGATCAAGAGGGACAGGGCTGCCTGCTAGAATTTCAAagaaaatgcaaaagaaaaatcaGACGGTCATATTACTTGATCCGGAGAGGCAACAACTACGAAGAGAGGGAGAAGTTCCTGTTGCTGATTTCTTGTGGTACTCTGCAGCAAGACCTTGTAGTAGGAATTGCTTCGATCGTGCTGAAATTGCTCGAGTGATGAATGCAGCTGGCAGGAGGCGAGATGCTTTACCTCAG GACATACAGACCGGACTTGATCGTGGTCTCATAGCACCAGAAGTATTACAGAACTTCTTTGATCTGGAGCAATATCCTGTCATTTCTGAACTCACTCACCGCTTTCAG GGTTTCAGGGAAAGATTGTTGGCAGATCCCAAATTCCTAAATAGGCTAGCTATAGAAGAATGTATCTCAATAACAACGACACTCATAGCACAATATGAAAGGAGaaaagaaaatttctttgaagaaaTTGATTATGTAATTACAGATACAATCAGGGGAGCCGTTGTTGATTTCTTCACCGTGTGGCTCCCTGCCCCAACTCTAACCTTTCTTCCCGATGCTAGTGATATGGCTGTGCCGGAGAGCATGGATGCATTACAGGGTATTCTTGGATCCATTCCAGATAATGCATTTCAAAAGAATATTGCTGGCAGGGACTGGCAGTTGAATAATAGGGTTGCGTCTGTAATTGTTGGGGGTCTTAAACTTGCTGGAGTCGGGTTTATTTCCAGTATTGGTGCTGTTGCTTCTTCCAATATTTTGAACGCAATACGCAGATTGCTTAATCCTGCACTTTCTGTTGAGGAAAACAGCAGAAGGACTCCACTACTTAAGTCAGCTGTTGTTTATGGATCGTTTCTCGGAACTTCAGCAAATATACGGTATCAG ATTATTGCTGGCTTAGTGGAGCACCGGGTTGGAGAATATCTGCAAACTTCTCAACCTATTCTCGTTAATGTTCTCTCTTTTGTTGTCCGCACACTTAACGCTTACTGGGGAACCCAG CAATGGATTGATCTTGCAAGGTCGACAGGATTGCAGAAAAGGAAGGGTGAATTACCTTCTTCTGAAATATCAGGTACTTCTGAAGCATCCTTATTGAGCGGCAATGCAATCCAAGAATCTAGTATGACAGAGGAAACCCAAAACCAATCAGGTGATAATCCTACATAG
- the LOC113314277 gene encoding arogenate dehydrogenase 2, chloroplastic-like codes for MSSSSPSSTKTLSIGIIGFGTFAQFLAKRMVNQGHTLSATSRSDYSNLSSQLGIKFFREIDKFMDEDHDVILICTSIVSLSEVLKSVPVHRLKKPTLFSEVLSVKEHPKEVLLELLPEDFDVLCTHPMFGPVSGKNGWKDFPFVYDKVRIRNEDVCSRFLEIFQNEGCRMVEMSCEEHDKLAARSQFLTHTVARVLSEMEIESTSMDTKGFQNLVQLKETLVTDSFDLYSGLFVHNRFAKQELKNLELALETVKQKLLTTMDDTL; via the exons ATGTCTAGTTCATCACCCTCATCAACAAAAACACTTAGTATTGGAATCATAGGATTCGGAACATTTGCACAGTTTCTAGCAAAAAGAATGGTCAATCAAGGACATACTTTATCAGCAACATCTCGATCTGATTACTCAAATCTTTCCTCTCAACTGGGTATCAAATTTTTCAG AGAGATAGATAAATTCATGGATGAAGACCATGATGTGATACTAATATGCACATCAATCGTATCTCTGTCTGAAGTTTTGAAATCGGTTCCGGTTCATCGGTTGAAAAAACCAACACTATTTTCAGAAGTTCTTTCGGTTAAAGAACACCCAAAAGAAGTATTGTTAGAGTTGCTACCGGAGGATTTTGATGTGCTGTGTACACACCCAATGTTTGGACCTGTTAGTGGGAAAAATGGATGGAAGGATTTCCCATTTGTTTACGATAAAGTTCGGATTAGAAATGAAGATGTCTGTTCTCGCTTCCTTGAGATTTTCCAAAATGAA GGTTGCAGAATGGTGGAAATGTCTTGTGAAGAACATGATAAATTGGCTGCTAGAAGTCAATTTCTTACTCATACTGTGGCGAG GGTATTGTCAGAGATGGAGATTGAGTCCACATCCATGGATACAAAAGGGTTTCAGAACCTAGTTCAGTTG AAAGAGACCCTTGTGACGGACAGTTTCGACTTATATTCAGGATTATTTGTGCACAATAGATTTGCTAAACAAGAA CTGAAGAACTTGGAGCTTGCATTGGAGACGGTCAAACAGAAACTGCTTACAACAATGGATGACACCTTGTAG